The following is a genomic window from Homalodisca vitripennis isolate AUS2020 chromosome 5, UT_GWSS_2.1, whole genome shotgun sequence.
attcgatttatttatatttattaggagATTTTTAGTGTCTGAATATTCTTTTACAGTTGTAAGACTTAGAGATGATTTAAGCTCAATTTCTTCTTGACTTTTACCTGAAATTGTGATGTTGGTATCATCAGCGTAGAGACACACTGACCCATCCACCTGTATCACACCCGCAACCCCTTTAAATAGCAAAGAAATAGAAGAGggccaagtatagatccctgtgggacaaccatgttttatagtttggaagatattgaataaaaattttgtgtatatttatatttgctgtttaaataactaaaactattttgaatttgaatacattgttgtcggtttttttaaatatgatttgaaccatTCATGTTCCttactcttaatatttaaattggtaaAGTACCTTAAGTAATTCATCGTGGgacacactgtcaaatgctttggaatAGTCAAGGAAGATTCCAATAACTTTTTTCATTCCTGTCAACCAaatctattattaattcaatgaaattaacACCTGCAGTTATCGTAGATTTTTGTGGTCGGAAACCATGTTGCTGATCATCAATATGTGATTACTTTCCAGGTAATCCAAAAGTTGattatatactactttttcaaaaattttagaaaacacaggTAATAAAGATATAGGTCTGTAACTTGTTGGACTATTTAAATCTCCCTTTTTATAGAGTggaacaactttagcaatttttaatttggatgggAAAAAAGCCAGATATTAATGATGAATTGATTATGTGGGTTAATGGTTTTGAGATTAGCGGAAAAGACTGTTTAAATGATAGTGATTGGTATATCATCATTCCTGTtgagaatttattttcaaaagccattacaatcgcttttaaaattctttcatcaacctctttaaatttgaaaaaaattgaggcTTGAGGTGGTTTTTTCATGACCCGattgattaacaaaatctttctgaatatttGGAAGCACAAATCTatcaacaacatttataaaaaaaaatcattaaattatattaccaaCAAGAATTGGGTCTGATATGGATGTGCCATCCCGGACTAATTGTATGTTATCAGTGATCTTGGCGCCATTGTTGATTTCAGAATTTGATAATTTTCCAAGTTGATTTCGACTTATttgtagatttcttaattttactgtcaaaaacctttttttgtcgttgtttatttgaattttattttcaatttttagttgcttaattaattgttttaaatcattagttttccAAACCCTATATGGTTTTCTCCAATTTGcgcaattttttcctttttaatctttACATCATCTGAAATCCAACTATTTaggtttttctctttttcaacagataataatttaggaaagctaatttcaaaaacatgaacaaatattgagtaaaaaaacaTCATACTTAGTTTCTACGCTAGCCTGGTAAACTTCTAACCAATTTTCACTAGCCaatagccttaaaaataaatctgtgtttagtttttgaataACTTTTCTACAATACCTTTTATTCACACAATGAAGAGTATTTTGTACaccaaaaatttcaaacaattgcccatcatggtctgatatacatgttataaggccagatgtttttaatttcttagttgTAATATTAGTGAGGAAGTTTATCTATGCTGGTTTCTGACTCGGAGGTAACTCTAGtaggaaaatttactttataaactaagtttataagaatttaaaatactaacaaagttCCTATATGTATTGTCTTTGTTCAacacattgatgttaaaatctcctgctatgataatattcttgaatttatcatttaatgtattacataacaaatcaagtCTACCTAGAAAAGATTCAAGTAGCCTTGCTGTGGGGATCTATAAATACatgctaaaaataaatgaaaatgtaattacagTAATTTCTGATAagcaacattcaaattctttttcggCTGTAAGATCTTGGACTTcaggaattaataattttttacttttaatgttactTCTAACTAAGATCAATACACCACCACCAAGTGAGATTAGACCTttgtaaaaaaatgaacatattttataatttggaatatttagatATAGGATTTCTGCTTCAGTCATTTTATGTTCAGATTTTGCTACTACATCTGGTTGGAtttcttctaaattaattttaatatattaatacgtgTTGATAAGTGTTGaacattttgatgtaatatttttaatggttgaaACTTGAATgttgtcaaaattttgtttatttttggaatttagtttgattattggtttcagtatattttaaatgatggTAGTTTTTCATCCCTGATAGTGTAAAATGATTACTGTTATTTGAACTTAATAGTGCATTATTATGAGCCAGATCAATAACATTCAAACTATTATATCTAAATATGCAGAACAGTTTTCATTGtcataaaagtttagtttaaaccTGAAAAAGATGAACAAAAATCACTGACACCATATTGCCCATGATTCACCTCACTTTCACCAGACACTGCTTCCAAGTGTTGTTTGGATTGGAAATCAAGATGATCCTGATGTAGGGCCATCTCCTTGTCTCCTTGTGGTCCTAGGTTTGTAGTTATGGTTGATGACAGTGGTTGAAGTGAAGAGGTCTCAGGCTGCATGTGATCAACAACAACAAACGATGATGGTGTAGCTTGCGGATActttgacaaaatattgtattttagatcAGTGATAAATTCATCATGTGTTAAGCCATTCCATAATACTCTGGAGGACACTGGTTGTACAATATGATGTCCACAGAAGCTCCAGTAAGGTgatgaaatttcattattttggttACAAAGTGTTCCTATGGATATTTTATCACGAACGCAACCCATAGCCGAACATATAAGCCTTGTAAAACCTCTTCTCTTAAAATCAATTGAGAAATCCTCAAAAGCTTTATCATAATCAGTCAAAgtaggtttatttttgtatttatcctTTGTAATCAATGAATAGATTCCAGCTCCATCAGGGACTTGTTGATAAGCAAGGTGACTGGTTATGCAGTTTGAAGCAATGTGGTCTTCCAAATTGTTGTTTGAAAATCACACTGCAACACCAGCAGTCATCTGTCGCTCATCTCTCAAAGTCGCCAGAAATACAGTGTGCAAACGCAGTTTTTTCACAGTCTTTATGTTTCAGTAATTATTCCAGTCATgttcttttctattatttttactggAGGTTGAACTCTCTCATACTTGAAATGTAATTCTTGACTGTTCCACCAAGTAAGGGCTTTTAAAATAATGCGAGCCAATTTTGTTGTGCCTTGCATGTTTAAGTGCAGACCATGGACAGTATAGTGTTGTCGTCCCAAATGATTAAGATTAATAATGTAAACTCCATCAATCCTGGCAGCTATCTCCATGATgtagttatttactttttgtatttgatCGTTTTCCAGACCATTAAGAATTTTGTCGTATCTATTAGGTACAGTACATAAGAAAACAGGTCTGGTTACAGTAAGCACTTTTAGTTTACTTTCTAAACTCTCatagatttcattaaagttttctttaagacTATCATTTGTTCCGCCAAGAACTACTAAAGGGCTACTTTCTTCATCAATTTTAGCTGAGTCGATGACTTGCAGAAGAGTTGTGTTTGGTCTGACATAGCCAAAAAGCATTTACTCTTCCTTCACACAGTTCTGTAATTTTTGGAGCAAGATTTTTACCTTGGCTGTCAGAGCAAATTGTAACGttggttttaaaactttgtattctactggctttttgagattttttgtgtgttttagagttgtttttgtttttttaatgttatgaaaaatatgcTCTGAGAAATTCATTTTCAGTTGTTTATTACGGTTTACAACTCTTGGTTTTTGAATTGCACTtccagatttaaatttgttttctttttcacaCTTACCATGCTTTACCATCATTAATGAAACAACAGCATTGTTACTGATTTTATACAAGTTGTAAATCACATAGGATAGAAGAGAGCGTTTTTGTATGATGTCAGACTgggttaaaatagtttttcgaataaactctgtatttatttattgtgttcgAAGTCATTATATCGTGAACAATGGACTCCACTGTCCAGCACATAAATACACCACAATCATGACTGTTTGACTGCTGCGGCCCACCAAGATCTAAAAAAATTGATTGGCATTGTCCttgtttaaataagtgtttaGCCTGTTTGCAACCGAGAGAGCAGAACTTTGGTTGTATGTACCAGAAgagtcaaaatgtaaaaatttttgttcagaCCCAACATATACTAGTGTACTCCAGTGTGAGCCACTATCAGATTGTGTTAAATTAACAGAGTCATTTATTGGTAGAATGATGTAACATTTTTCCTTTATATTAAGTGGTTCTAGCATGAAATGgaagtcattaatattttttattgcatgaaCAATGAGTGGATTGATTATGATGCCCGATTTTTTATCCAGAAACCtatcatttaacattttgaaaatacggCTGAATTGTCAAGTCAGTGAGCCATTTATCGTTCAAAAGCTCATCAGAAACTAACAACATTTTTACAGCTTCAATTTCAGTCTGTGTTTCAATACTTGAAAACTGTACAGGAGTTTCCACAGCGGAATCTGAAGAATTATTTGAACTAATGGTTGAGGCTGTTTTTctgataaaatatcattattttgagttttagatGGGTTTTCCTTATTTAAAAGTGGTAGAGGGATTCACAAACAGAATCAGAAACATTCAACTTCATACTCATGTTTGACTTGGTTGATTTTTCACCCTTACTAGCTTTCTTAATGCTAACATTTTTTCTtgaggtaaaattaaaatcatcaagtttttaaatttaattttttttattttaatgtattcttccAGTTCTTTTTTTGATCGTAACACTTTACCACCAGGGGTTGTTACTTTTATATCAGTTATTTTTACCTCGATTTACTCCACTTTTTCCTAACTGTTTCTTCAATTTTCCATCCTGAGAGAAGAGATTTATTCGTACATTGTCACTCAAGGAagtatccataaaattattttaacgtcCAAGTGATAATAAATCAGAGTattttattatgaagaaaaaatgcaggtattattgtaaataaaatacgtgtcagcatttattaaataaatatggaaacacTATTAGTGGCTGAGAAAGTCTTAATGTTATCTGCTGCACAACAATGAGGTTCAAAGTACACCAGTTGAGTCATTAACAGCTGATGGCAAGCTGTACAGGTTATACCTTCACTGCTTGTGTATGCTTGAAAATCCAATTGTTGAAGTATTGCAGGAAACAACTACTGTAGTCAAATTTCTGAGTTTatctttgtgaaataaaataattttagatcacAAAACGTCTTCTTAGGTCACAGTCACAAATACTTATTGAAAAAGAGTGCTTATCTTGGAATTGAAAATGAGTTTTTGCaaagaaacaaatgaaaatgtgCAGTGATAAAAACCATGTGCTTTTTAGAAATTCTGTTAcaggtaatatttataattaaattatttgtttgaaactagaataaatgttaacttttaactGTTTTCAAAAGTTAAGGATACTTTACCACAGATTTTCCCACAACTTCAGCACTGTTTTAACtaaaatgttcactaaataaaattgttgtatgatacaagtaattttaacataaataacatcATTCAAATTCTATGGtcgaacatgcaccatcatagaacatTCTTGatacaagagctttgctgttggagaaagctaTCCTGCAACCTGGCTCTGGTTATGAGCATGATTACGTGCCCTAGATTTAAAGGATCATTGAATGTAGTATGTTCACTTACGTTCTCTTGCGTGTCGTCCCAGGCACGACGGAGACTCTTCTTCTCGTTGTAGGACTTGATGCTGCTGTACATCTCCTGCTCCATGGAGTACCGCACCTTCTCGCGGAACACGTACCCAAGGATACCACCCACAAGCATCACCACCAGGATGATCAGCACCATGATGAAATACTGCAACGGGAAACCAAACAAGGTATTAAGACTATGATTTGTAGACCTGTGTTTCTATTGAACAGAACTGAACATCTTTAAAGTAGGATTTTGGCCAACATGAACTGCACACAAATGGTAAAGAATACACTGCTCAACAAATCAAATAGCATTTTCTGTTgaacagaacattttaaaacctatatTGCGGTTCCTACTGTTCCTTTTTTGAGCTATGATATCTAAATAGTGGAATGTGTTCTACAAAAATTATCAAGTCAAAATTTATAAAGCTTAACAAAAGTAGGTATCTTATTAGAATCGTGATTTTCCAGTGATATTATAATTACGGTACTCATATGCCAATTTAtcattcatatttttgaaattcatGAAAATCATCTAGATGAGGACAAGTCATATTATCAGAACTTTTCATCTTAAGATCGATGGAAATTCTTGAAAAGATTTCTTAGTACTTGGCTTCttcagtgtttaaaaaatgatgTGAAGGtccaaaattttagttttggtttttagtgaaaaatttatttaaaaacaactcaaattttaaaaaatctgtaaaaatctgttttctgcATATTGTAAGCTATGGCCAATTTTATATgatgaatttttatcaaatttggcaGATGGATATTGTTGACAATAccctaattaataaatttataactgcCTCAGACAATTACTCCAGTAAGTTGTTGAATTTGATTCCTTTAAGACTTGAGAAGTAAAAATAAGTCACTGCTTTATGGAGGTTCAACTTTTCAATAAGTTACCTGATAGTGCATGGACAACAAgtaccaataaattaaaaatgtttcttaagaaTTTTTTCTTTTGGCTTAAAATAGCTTCTTTATATGCTGTTAATGAATTCTTTGGCTGTGATACTAGTACCttaatacgagtattttaactgtaaactttgttattaaaaaaaaatattgtatctgtttgtaactttgttttttatttattaatgttgtttaagtgatcattttaattttaagtgttgAAGCTTTCTAGTCACACTGAtggtacaaaattgttttatcttcctcttttgtgcatttttatttaataaattatgtgttttatttgataaaattttaatttttaccactagaataacatttttcttccacaaatatgtgaacaatttaaaggaaaataattttagtgtaatctagtttatattagttataatacaTGCTTACTATGTTAATGACTATGTCTATTGTAAACTtgtgtatttaatgacaataaagcttcttgattctattaataatattcatgtcGTGGACAAAAAATGCTTCCTTACAAGGCATAAAGCTACTGACCGTAAGCAGCATGCACTTGATCTCCTTGATGGCTCCTAGACAGCCGAAGAACGAGACGAGGGTGACCAGAGCGCCAGTGGCTATCAGGATGTAGACGGCACCCATGAAAAGATTCGTGCCGAGGAGCTCGTTGATGAACGATTTGTCGATAAGTGTCCATATTCCGATCACGAATACAGTGATTCCTCCCACCTGTAAAAAACATGGATCTAAAACCACCTGAAACTGGAGTTGTAAATTCCTTGTAAGACCACAGCACACTCTGTTTTCTAAAGAAGaatcaaaagtaaagaaaaaatgtttGAACTTCGTACAAAAGAGTTTTTTCAATACAaggaataaattactaataacagtCCCAAAGATCAAgacaaaaagtagtttttttaataagcttAAAAGGAATTTAAGCAattaaggaatttaatttaatttaatttaaggaaTTTAAGGCAGTACCTCTCATATACTGTTTGTTACTATAAGACAGCTCACATGTTATAGTATCTTAGTCCCTGACACTCTTCTGAGAGGTCAATAAAGagatattgtacaataaattaaaattataaatgattttatagttttagataGAGTTCATAGAAATTGGATTTTGAATCACCCTCGTAGTCTAATTTCCAAACCATTTCTCCATGTATTCATTGAATCACTCCAAAAACCAcctcaaaatgttattatataattttataatatatatcattatatttctatatactcAGTTGAAACATTGTTACAAGATATAACATGGGCTTGTGAACACAACTATGATATAGGCCTATTAATagaataattgaatatatttttaccttGCCTACCTGGCATAACTTATTACGTTAGAATTTTGAATGAGTAAAACTTCCACTCAAGAAAATGTTCCATTATGGAAATTTAGACtaacatgacatttttattttggttatattcCCATGTAAAGCAAGTAAGGTATTTTTgatcttcaaatatttaaaactcattatttatacacattaataCAGTGTgagataaattattgaaataatgaacACGTTAAAAATTTAACCATTGATGAATAATTAATTGAAGAAATGAGCTTTCATGGATTaatcttcattttaatttaatatattaacaaacattttaatgcatctctaatatagttttacatataatCTGTCTTCTTTCCTACAagtcaaaattgtaaaatagttaataattattcataCAAGAGATAACACAGTATTGCTACATAAAAAATTGTGCTTATCATTGATTAAAATGTCAAAAGcgaaaatttactaattttaagtaCGTACTCAAATTTACGTACACTTTTATAACGTGCAAAATACttacaaagataacaaaattaGAGACGAACATTCCATACTTGACGAACTGGCCGCAGCCATTCATTTCCGAACCAAACCCCATCACCTCTGGAAcagaaataacaaattaataataattgtttgcatTTCAAACATTGGTatcacaaaatttataaacaaatttgtgtCCACCGTAGTTATTAACTGATTGTAACGAAGGTAAACCGAAATCGCAGATCATATCTAACTATACTTGTGtatacaaggcaggagtacgccgtACCAAGTGTCGTGTAATAAGCTTTGCTGTgattgcgtgcaaaatttcaagtttatagatcTTTCACTATTGACAGATAAACATAGAGCTATGACACTTTTACATCTCCCGGCaatcaaaagagaaattgtgccagcctacttaGTGCTAGGCTTCAACAGCACTCAGCTGAATTATATGGCTATACATGTAACATTATAGAATtcattcttgcctatgtagaaatgaaatttcacgcaaaatttcaagactacagatgaaatctttctcgagacaTCCTGTGAATAAATAGTcaggcaatcatacagaaaagacatttttcaccCCAAGGAAAGACACAAGAGAAATTCTGGCTTCAATGATGCCCAGCAAAATAGTATACTTGGAAATACaccattacataattaattatagtctatgtagaaataaaatttcatgcaaaatttctagtctacagatgaaatatttcttgaaatatcttaacatataatacaatcacatttttttcattaaattgggtttcatatccgTGTTTACATAATAAAACGTCTACataccaagtcaccataaaatgtcGTTAGATGTGTGTTGGTATAGTTAACTACATGTGTTGATATGTCACATGTAAAAATCTCATGATTATACTGAgtgagtttttttacaaatctattctgatattttctcactgccttcatggttacccacaagacctACGTAAATTATTCGAGAGACCCAACCAAATCCCAAGAGATGACCTAATTCTaatcatctaactcagtgttaCTAATAGAAAAaaggcttcatgcaaaatttcaagtctatagatcagttcgttttcgagatactctgcggatagacagaaatgaaaattttccaactcctcgaataataggcttcgctaacactcagacAATAAGGTTAGATAAATACgattcacaaaaaaaattttggaccACAGGTGTGATACCCCTATAATACTTTGGGCTTCAAAGTGTTATAATACAGTACTAAGGTACGGTACTTAATTTTTCTCATGTGATATCACTATATTATCCATAATTTAAGTATTGCTTCAATTCGTGTTCCTCATATAaacatgaatctttatttatgcacaattttaaatctataggtcAAGAACGTAGGTAGGAAAAAATTGGGAGGAGGATcaagacaactaatattttcccAAAGTGGACAGAAAATAAGACTccattttttccttaaaaagttcttgacccgtatcTATGTTGAgaaatgatctttcagcagtgcatgtcagtaatactgaattaatttaataataataatcgtttgctaaaaacATAAtcgaaaaaaattgaaacttgggggggggggttccGGACCCCCTTGGACTCCCTCACTGGCTACGTCATTGCTAAAGGTAAgtttttttcgagatatcgtgcagtcagatacacagacagacagacaataatgACATTTTCCAACCCTTGATGTAACTCGCATACAATAAAGCGTACATTTTACACAGCgccttcaaacaaaaaaatactattccTACAGGACAGGACTGTTCTGGAATTATCAGGTTTAAAGCTGCAGGCGTTGTGTTGACAATAGAACAACACAATGTATAAGAGCACAATAGGTTAGGTGCGTGCCTGCTTGTACTGTATACCTGCATTGATTACTCTTCACTCGCCTACTACCACACATACACTTCAGCCTTTGACTGTATAACAATCATGTGGACACATTTTATCCAATACTAAAATCACTTAAATGTTGTGACAGTAATTTAACAGCAATTTAACTTCGGATTTAAAAGTTTAGATCCACAAACTAACCAGTAGATCTACAATAAcggtatttacattaaaatttagcttgtttatttctgcgtttagtCATATAAaggaaattgttataaaaaataacccAGTTTTTACGTCTAAAAACGAAACATGTACCCGTTTTTGACGCTTTTCGACCACTGCA
Proteins encoded in this region:
- the LOC124363190 gene encoding CD151 antigen-like, with amino-acid sequence MGFGSEMNGCGQFVKYGMFVSNFVIFVGGITVFVIGIWTLIDKSFINELLGTNLFMGAVYILIATGALVTLVSFFGCLGAIKEIKCMLLTYFIMVLIILVVMLVGGILGYVFREKVRYSMEQEMYSSIKSYNEKKSLRRAWDDTQENLHCCGVTSFTDWRGVIPDSCCRDLAGKKLPCKSFQSDGNIYTDGCLRAAEVFVKDHASVIGGAAITVSCLMIFGLIFAFILFKVI